CCCTTTCCCCTGTTACCCCCGGCTCACCCAGCGGACTCCTGACAAAAAGACAAGTGCAAACGTCAAACCAGAGGTCGGGGGCTTGGGGGGGGGAAGAAATCCAAGAAAAATCAGCAAAATAAAGCAGGGCTCAGCAGTGTGTCTGACCTGTGGAAGGGGGAGGTGGCTGCGGGGGGATACGGAGGGGAATTAAGTTTGCTTCCAATGATAGGATTCAAGTCCCAGTGTGTCTCTGAAGGCTGTTTGATTCCCAAATGTGACTGGGGAGGCCGCTTCTTCCTTAGGATAGTGCATCTTGCAGTTTAATTTCATGGTTTGTTGGTTTtgtaaaacttgcatttatatagcgtcTTTTATCATATGCCTCACACAGGATTACCTGGGGTTGTGAATTCGTTTGGATGCATTttaggtcaacacagaggcaggCTGGAATATTACAGGGATATATTGCCCTGCCCTAATTCATGGAATAATCTCGGTTATTTAATAACAAAGAAAGCAACAAAGCATTGAAGGGACTAACAGGCTGAGTTCGGACCCCACACATCAACCTTTCTGGTTCTACAGATCAATGAAAACAATCTCTTTTTGTGTGACTTTCTCTTTTTATCCTGGTGCTGATCAGACTGCCCCACCTTGGCACTAGTTTGTGTGAGGGCAACAGCTCTTGTATAATGTGGCTCATTGCCCCCTGGCACAAACCCTTGTGGAATTTCAATTCACAAGGCACCCCTCTTCCTCCCCCTGTGTGTGCCCCTATTGTTCCAAATGACATCTCCTTTCAGACTGTCAGGATTATTTCCTTTCCTAATCCTACATAAAACCTGTTCAATATCCGACAGTCTTTTATCAGCATTGACAATTTAGAGGCTCTTGTTGTGTTTCTGAAGCCCTGTGCATTTTGCTCTGTCAGATTTGTAGGTTCAGGAGCATTGGCCATCTAACGATTTGCTGTAAGTATGTCTTTACTGAgcaagaccacatctggagtgcagagagcagttttggtctccttatttaaggaaagcttTGATTTCACTGAAGGCAGTTCACAGAAGGTTCACTAGAATGATTCCTGATATGGAGGGGTTGTCCTCTGAGCAAGGGTCAAACAGGTTGggaactctactcactggagtagagaagaatgagaggtgatctcttcAGGGACTTTATTGGGTAAATGTTGAAATGATGttttccctcatgggagagttAAGGACCAGAGCTAAGGGGCACATATTCTCAGGAGATTGTAAAAGCCACTGCTTATCCCAAAGCAGGATGAGCAGGTCTTCCTCACACATGGTTGATGGAATCTTTGATCATGTGGTCTTGCTGCATGGAGATTGGCTGCAGTGTGtgcaaacagagttaaggaatCTGCACTTCAAAAGGGAGCTTTGTGGAGACGTAAGATTCCCTCCTTAAATGTTGAATTACATTTGTGAATGTCTGGACAATCTAACTGGTCACAAATGATCCTTTCCTTGTAGATCATCATCTGGGGGCGGACTGAGAGATGTCTGAAGGAGGCCTGCGAAGAGATTCAGAGCCTGGGAGTTGAGTGTCACTACTTTGTCTGCGATGTAGGGAACAAGGAGGAAGTTTACCAACAAGCCAAGGCTGTACGGGAGAAGGTGAGCCTGCTCCAGTAACGTGCCTGTGATTGGGCCAGATGGTGGTGACGTCGTTAGTAATCTAAAGGCCCAGACTAAAGTAGCCAGGAGTTTGATTCCCACCAAGGCAGTAATTGATAAAATCTGGAATAGGAAGCCAGTTTCAATTACAGTGACAAGGAAGACCATCGGTTGTCACAAAAACCCGTcagattcactgatgtcctttagggaagaaaatctgccatccttacttggtctggcctacatgtgactcagacccacagcaatgaagTTGATTCCCAACCGACTTCTAAAATGGTTTAGCAAgcaactcagttcaagggcatttGAGGATCCCACAAATATCGCCTCCATCCAACAATACCGCGATCAAATGAAAGAAAAGTCTATAACCTGGATACATACTGGTGGCTGTTGTCTGGTCGTTAGTAAATTGAGGCCTGATGGGAGATATTACACAAGAGCCTTTATATCCTGAAGTACGCTTATGGATTCTGTGGCATTGTAAGAGGCCTTAATTTTATCTCTGAAAGGCTATCAGAGCAGAGCAGATTGGATGATGATTGAGTGCCCAACATACTCTTAAAAGCCTTGGTTGTTCATTTAGGtgcctgtgggatcttgctgtgcctgATAGGGCTGCCACACTTTCCTGCAAACCCTTTCAAGAAAGTGATTTTGTAATGTGATGTGAGGTGTTGTATTAATGAAGAGAACCTGAGGCACTCTGGGTGAGGGAGAAATTCAAATCTGAACTTTGTGAACCTCTGTCTGAGTGTGGGCTCAGACTTTGAGGTTGAtgtctgagggagggagggagggattggttTGTGACTGATCATTCCGTTTGTGTGCAGGTGGGTGATGTCACCATCTTGGTCAACAACGCTGCGGTGGTTCATGGCAAGACTCTAATTGATAGCGACGATGATGCGCTCCTGAAGTCCCAACACATCAACACGCTTGGCCAGTTCTGGGTCAGTACGTGCCCTTTTGGCATCTTCTCAATATACTCATCCCCTCCTGTACAACGGCAATCTGTTATAATCAGAAGAGCTTTTGTTTAACGATGGTATGAGCTTTATGATCAGTGCAGTGTTGCAGAACTAAAGGCGTGTTGCACTGTCAAGAGGTGTGATGCTAAACCCAGTCAATTCCTCTCTTATTTTGGTGAATGACTAAGATGCCATGGCGATATCGGTTTTACGATGCAGGGGATGTTTTCTACTCTCCTGATCAAAATGGCTTACTCAGTGCAAACTATCAAAACCAGATTAACTGGTCATCCATCTTTTAATAGTTGTTTGTGCTAACTGGATTTGGAAAATGGTCCACTATTTGCCGTGACACATTTAATTGTAATTTACTTGTGTGAAATGTTTTTGAGTTGTGTGGAGCATCTATTAAATTGCTGTGTAAATGTAAACTACTTTCCAGCTCACTGCCAAATTTCTGAATCCTGCTGTCTGTGTGATTGACCTCCCAGTCGTAACACAGATGCTGGGAGGTTTCAGCAGTGCATTCTGGGCACCGACATCCACCTCTtttgatcatagaacatagaatccctacagtgtggaaacaggccctttgacccaacaagtccacaccaaccctcagaagagtaacccacctagagccattcccctactcctctacatttccccctgactaatgcacctaaccctcacatccctgaacactacgggcaatttagcgtggccaattcaccaaacctgcacatctttggattgtgggaagaaaccggagcatccggaggaaacccacgcagacacagggagaatgtgcaaactccacacagacagtaacccgaggctggaatcgacccaggtccctgatgctgtgaggcagcagtgttaaccactgagccatcacgcTGGTCAGAAATCCATTTCTGATTGCCAAACAAaccaaagattttttttaaaaaatgtgtggTTTTGGAAATGCTTGAGACTATTCCCTGTAGAGCTGCCTGTGTTGACAGTCTTGCAGGACTGACTATTGGGGTTTAAATTGAGGAAATGTGAAGTTCTGTTTTGCTTGACTTTGGAGGACCAGTGGTAGTTGAGAGTCAGTTCGGATACGGCTGTTTCCACTGCCGCTGTGGTTCCTGTTCAGTATAGCAGAGTGGGGAGTCGACTTGACAATGGCTCATTGTTCATATTTTAATGTTCTGGTCTTGGCAGTGTTAACTTGACAGGAGGGATGTTGGCCATGACATTGGAGGAAAACTTCCTCTTCTTCCAATACCATCCAGTACCAGACACAGAATTGCAGAACTCAGAACAGTCAATTACCCAGGAAGCAGGGTGAAAGCAGTGATTGAGACTGTAAGATTCTCTTTTTGCGTAGTTCTAATTTTCACTCCCTCCCATTCAGACTACCAAAGCGTTCTTGCCTCGGATGTTAGAACTGCAACACGGACACATTGTGTGCATGAACTCTGTGCTGGCACTGTCTGCCATTCCGGGTGCCATTGATTACTGCACTTCCAAATCCTCCTCCTTCGCATTCATGGAGAGTCTGACCCTGGGCCTCCTCGACTGTCCCGGGGTCAATGCTACGACAGTGCTCCCTTTCCACACCAGCACCGAGATGTTTCACGGCATGAAGACAAGGTCAGTGCACTCGCTCAGAACTCTCCATCACTGGTCAGTGGCAAGGTTTTTGCTCATTGTTCACCACAGGCTGTTAGGGGGTGAAGGATTCATTTTAAATTAACTCTTTCACAGGACGCAAGCATCACTGGCTAAGCTATCGCCTGTTCCTCATCTGTTGAGGTGATACCTGACCATTTTGCTTTGCCTTATAAACATGCTTGTGCTTAGTTACTAAATACATGGGGATCTCTGCTATGCTAGAATGCTACGTAAAGGGAAACTCTTCATTGAAGGCCTATAGGTTATAGGATGATGAAGGGGGGGACAGGGTTTTACAATGTAGAGGTAACTGCACAAAAAGTGATATGGAGTAAAAGTGGGAGACAGAGCAATGTCACCTCTAGATTCGGAGCTCAGGTGGGAAAGGAAGGTCAAAGCAGCATCCAGGCAGGATCTTGAACAAGTCGATGCAGTGAAGACTGTttcaagagagagtgggacagttactaatccagtgacaaaCTGTTCTTTGTTCCCTGCTCAGTACCTCGAATGCTGATGTCAAGTAACATGTTATCGAGAGCACTTGTTGGAATGACATGAAAAAGTGGCATTTCCTGATAGTAGCCAATTGGCTGGAACTGCATCCCATTGATTGCTGATGCGACTTTTAATTAAAGTGCTAAATCCAGTGAGTGGCCCGGAGATGGGCACGGCAATGGAACCTGCCATTGTTAGATGCCAGGTTTCCACCTTCCTAACCCTGTGATGCTGAGTCTGATCGTAGCTGCTGTCCTAACTGGCTCTAATCAACTGAATCCAGATTGAGAGACTGGGAAGGTGCATATAACTTCAACAAAGATGAAGGCAACTGGGTTTATTTGGTCTTTTGTTTTAAAGCAGCAATCACAAATCAGTTCATGTTCCTGTTTTAAGAATGGCGGTGTGCCATTCAGATCTCTCCCTCTTGGATAGAGTCGGTACCTGGCACTGTGCTGGCACTAATCGTTAAGATTTGAGGTCAGCCCAGTGCCAAGTCAGTGCCATCCCTGGGGTGTCTGCACACATCCCGACCCTGTCTTTGAGCTGAACGTAACAATGGAACTGTGTGTTGACCCCTGGTGTGGTGCTGAACAGAAATCTGATTCCTTTGTGTGTGGTTCTGTCCTGCTGCAGATTTCCGAAGCTGTTCCCTCCC
The Chiloscyllium punctatum isolate Juve2018m chromosome 16, sChiPun1.3, whole genome shotgun sequence DNA segment above includes these coding regions:
- the LOC140487125 gene encoding short-chain dehydrogenase/reductase 3-like; translation: MNTEMDWRSLASLLLFPVQMVFYMVKAAVSLLLPVRLRELSRDTVLITGGGRGIGRHLALEFAKQGARKIIIWGRTERCLKEACEEIQSLGVECHYFVCDVGNKEEVYQQAKAVREKVGDVTILVNNAAVVHGKTLIDSDDDALLKSQHINTLGQFWTTKAFLPRMLELQHGHIVCMNSVLALSAIPGAIDYCTSKSSSFAFMESLTLGLLDCPGVNATTVLPFHTSTEMFHGMKTRFPKLFPPLKPDTVARRTVEAVQTNQALLLLPWTMHLLVIMKSILPHTALEEIYRFTGSYACMDSFKGRT